Proteins encoded in a region of the Pristis pectinata isolate sPriPec2 chromosome 16, sPriPec2.1.pri, whole genome shotgun sequence genome:
- the LOC127578911 gene encoding ammonium transporter Rh type B-like, translating into MSAVRCRLPFLVIFLEGILLVLIALFVTYDDHSDAAAQGNGTDHSRNQLYAVFPVFQDIQVMIFVGFGLLMGFLKKYGYGGIAFNFMIAVFSVQWALLVQGWFYHFHHGKIHIGVYNLLTAETVCATVMISFGAVLGKTSPVQILVLALLEVPIFTATEWVIIELLKIKDVGGSITIHLFACYFGLSVTTVLYRPGLKDGHKDEGPDYNSDKLAMLGTLLLWVFWPSFNSVFASTGDGQHRAVLHTYIGLTSCTLTTFAISSLLDKRGKINIAHIQNAALAGGVAVGSAADMMVTPAGAFTLGCIASVLCTLGFKYLSPFLAKKLKIQDVCGINNLHGIPGFIGAIAGIATILLTDDERYGHGLYDTFPERVPKEGDERLAELVRVLPQLKAGGGRTAWDQAQYQAAAIGVCLGIAVLGGTVTGFILKLPFLAQPKDEYCFNDDPYFEVPEVEEKEEFEFTNKNNANNNQRLKLPV; encoded by the coding sequence ATGTCCGCTGTACGGTGCCGGCTACCCTTCCTAGTCATATTCCTGGAAGGGATTTTACTTGTGCTGATCGCACTGTTTGTGACTTATGATGACCACTCTGATGCTGCTGCCCAGGGCAATGGGACTGATCACAGCCGTAACCAACTCTATGCAGTCTTCCCTGTTTTCCAAGACATCCAGGTGATGATTTTTGTGGGCTTTGGACTCCTCATGGGCTTCCTAAAGAAGTACGGTTACGGAGGAATCGCCTTCAATTTTATGATAGCAGTGTTTTCCGTTCAGTGGGCTCTGCTGGTGCAAGGCTGGTTCTATCACTTCCACCACGGCAAGATCCACATCGGGGTCTATAACCTGCTGACGGCTGAAACCGTCTGTGCCACTGTCATGATCTCATTCGGAGCCGTGCTCGGCAAAACCAGCCCGGTGCAGATCCTCGTCCTAGCTCTTCTGGAAGTCCCAATCTTCACTGCAACCGAGTGGGTTATTATAGAGTTACTAAAAATCAAGGACGTCGGGGGGTCCATCACCATCCACTTGTTTGCTTGTTATTTTGGTCTAAGTGTCACCACGGTGTTGTACAGACCCGGGTTAAAGGATGGACACAAGGACGAGGGCCCAGACTATAACTCGGACAAGTTGGCCATGCTGGGCACCCTGTTGCTCTGGGTCTTCTGGCCAAGTTTTAATTCAGTCTTTGCATCGACTGGAGACGGCCAGCATCGGGCTGTGCTCCACACTTACATTGGACTCACCTCGTGTACCCTCACCACCTTCGCTATATCCAGCCTGTTGGACAAGCGAGGCAAAATTAACATCGCTCACATCCAGAACGCTGCTCTGGCCGGTGGCGTGGCGGTGGGCTCCGCGGCTGATATGATGGTCACTCCAGCCGGGGCGTTCACCTTGGGTTGCATCGCTTCCGTCCTCTGCACCTTGGGATTTAAATACTTGTCCCCCTTCCTGGCGAAAAAACTCAAAATCCAAGACGTGTGTGGCATCAATAACTTGCACGGCATTCCCGGCTTCATAGGGGCGATTGCCGGCATTGCCACTATCCTATTGACAGACGACGAGAGGTACGGCCACGGCTTGTACGACACCTTCCCCGAAAGAGTCCCCAAGGAAGGGGACGAGAGGCTGGCCGAACTGGTCCGGGTGCTCCCACAGCTCAAGGCTGGAGGCGGGCGGACGGCTTGGGATCAAGCACAGTATCAGGCGGCGGCTATAGGGGTGTGTTTAGGCATCGCTGTCCTGGGAGGGACCGTCACTGGCTTCATACTAAAATTACCCTTCCTAGCTCAGCCGAAAGACGAGTATTGCTTCAACGACGACCCTTATTTTGAAGTGCCAGAAGTGGAAGAGAAAGAAGAATTTGAATTTACTAATAAAAACAACGCGAACAATAATCAACGCCTTAAACTTCCAGTTTGA